Proteins from a single region of bacterium:
- a CDS encoding type II toxin-antitoxin system PemK/MazF family toxin, with translation MEVTRGDMFLADLNPVVGTEQAGRRPVLIIQIDKANEVSPHTIIIPFTTKIREAILPSHTKIPKGVGGLKEDSILLCEQIRVIDKRRLLRKLGNLDEYYMNRVMKSLRVILGM, from the coding sequence ATGGAAGTAACAAGAGGAGATATGTTCCTTGCTGATTTGAATCCAGTTGTAGGTACAGAACAAGCAGGAAGAAGACCTGTTTTAATAATTCAGATTGATAAGGCAAATGAGGTAAGTCCTCATACGATAATAATTCCATTTACTACTAAGATAAGGGAGGCAATTTTACCTTCCCATACTAAAATCCCAAAAGGTGTTGGAGGATTGAAAGAGGATTCTATCTTATTATGTGAACAAATACGAGTGATTGATAAAAGACGATTACTCAGGAAACTTGGTAATCTTGATGAATACTATATGAATAGAGTTATGAAATCTCTCAGAGTAATATTAGGAATGTAG
- the atpH gene encoding ATP synthase F1 subunit delta has product MKKPNIVATKYAEALIKIAKQKDALKTQAEQLELMVKVLFSNENLMKILAHPALTLKNKESLLKELFSQYSLSSDSLNLLLLLLKKNRLQLLEDISSKYQQFIDRLQNIYQVEIISAVPLKKAQEERLIAKLSNLLQAKIKLKISINPEILGGLVLQIGDKIIDGSIVRRLFMLRRELVRKV; this is encoded by the coding sequence ATGAAAAAACCCAATATCGTAGCAACTAAATATGCTGAGGCATTAATTAAAATTGCCAAACAGAAAGATGCCCTTAAAACCCAGGCAGAACAATTAGAACTAATGGTTAAAGTGCTTTTCTCCAATGAGAATCTGATGAAAATACTTGCTCATCCTGCTCTTACTTTAAAAAATAAGGAATCGTTATTAAAAGAGCTCTTCAGTCAATATTCTTTATCCAGTGACAGTCTAAATCTTCTTCTCCTTTTGCTCAAAAAAAATAGACTTCAATTACTCGAAGATATATCTTCAAAATACCAGCAATTCATTGATAGACTGCAAAATATATACCAGGTGGAGATTATCAGTGCAGTCCCTCTGAAAAAAGCACAAGAGGAGCGGTTAATCGCAAAATTATCAAATCTCTTACAGGCAAAGATAAAATTAAAGATTTCTATCAATCCAGAGATTTTAGGTGGACTTGTTTTACAAATAGGAGATAAAATAATTGATGGCAGCATCGTTAGACGGTTATTTATGCTACGGAGAGAATTAGTTAGAAAAGTATAA